The proteins below are encoded in one region of Desulfovibrio sp.:
- the cbiE gene encoding precorrin-6y C5,15-methyltransferase (decarboxylating) subunit CbiE: MGGQSQSTKTHPIEVIGLGMGGSISRSEMERIVSADVMAGGTRLLERFAHLPSQRIIISTPLSGAMDRIEQARNRGESVVVLADGDPLFFGIGATLLERFGRDALHFTPGISAVQAACARIGLAWNDLPVVSLHGRSDSSPIMAALAAKGRAAVYTDSENTPASVARLLIERGLATAAVWVLEELGAPGERVRRFSPGEAAQEEFSPLNLVIIEASSAQNGPPVLGQADVAYEKQDGLITKWPARACTLAMLRLTRDGVLWDVGAGCGSVGIEACSLMPLGRVFSVERDPERHASIRENIRRCGAWQVKAVKGEAPEAFIGLPDPDRIFVGGSLGGGIAALDQACRRLKPGGRIVANTVLLGSLNLAVGHFKNLGWVMEITQIQASHCSPLAADLHLVADNPVFIVAADKPA, from the coding sequence ATGGGCGGACAGTCGCAGAGTACCAAAACACACCCCATCGAAGTCATCGGGCTGGGCATGGGCGGAAGCATCAGCCGGTCGGAAATGGAACGCATAGTCTCGGCGGATGTGATGGCCGGAGGAACTCGCCTGCTGGAGCGTTTCGCACATCTTCCGAGCCAACGGATTATCATCTCCACGCCATTGTCCGGCGCCATGGACCGGATTGAACAGGCCAGGAACAGAGGGGAGAGCGTGGTGGTCCTGGCGGACGGGGATCCCCTGTTTTTTGGAATAGGAGCCACCCTGCTAGAACGCTTCGGCAGGGATGCGCTGCATTTCACCCCGGGAATATCCGCAGTGCAGGCGGCCTGCGCGCGCATCGGCCTTGCCTGGAACGATCTCCCCGTGGTGTCTCTGCACGGAAGGTCCGACTCCAGCCCCATCATGGCTGCGTTGGCTGCCAAAGGCCGGGCGGCGGTTTACACGGACAGCGAGAACACACCCGCCAGCGTGGCCAGGCTCCTCATCGAACGGGGATTGGCCACGGCCGCGGTTTGGGTGCTGGAGGAACTGGGCGCTCCGGGAGAACGCGTGCGAAGGTTCAGCCCTGGCGAGGCTGCCCAGGAGGAATTTTCCCCGTTGAACCTGGTGATCATCGAGGCTTCGTCAGCCCAGAACGGGCCACCCGTGCTCGGGCAGGCGGACGTTGCGTACGAAAAGCAAGATGGGCTCATAACCAAATGGCCCGCCCGGGCCTGCACCCTGGCCATGTTGCGGTTGACCAGGGACGGCGTCCTCTGGGATGTTGGGGCGGGTTGCGGCTCTGTTGGGATTGAAGCGTGTTCTCTCATGCCCCTGGGCAGGGTGTTTTCGGTGGAGCGAGACCCGGAGCGTCACGCATCCATACGGGAGAACATTCGCCGCTGCGGGGCCTGGCAGGTCAAGGCGGTGAAAGGGGAAGCCCCTGAGGCGTTCATCGGTCTGCCAGACCCGGACAGAATTTTCGTAGGCGGCTCCCTGGGGGGCGGAATCGCCGCCCTGGACCAAGCTTGCCGCAGGCTTAAACCCGGCGGGCGGATTGTGGCCAACACAGTGCTCTTGGGTTCGCTCAACCTGGCGGTCGGGCATTTCAAGAACCTAGGGTGGGTGATGGAAATCACCCAGATTCAGGCCAGCCATTGCTCCCCCCTGGCGGCGGACCTGCATCTGGTGGCGGACAACCCTGTTTTCATCGTAGCGGCGGACAAACCAGCCTGA
- a CDS encoding cobalt-precorrin-5B (C(1))-methyltransferase, whose translation MTPKSSSASLRQGFTTGSAAAAAAKAALEFLLTCRSGSSVDIPLPTGGRLQVPVESVKLEDGGARALVVKDAGDDPDATNRARISCLVTLAPSTLGGLHIEGGTGVGRVTLPGLPVPVGQAAINPVPREQIGQAVREVLALAGYAGSVSLLVEVEGGEAMASKTLNPRLGIVGGISILGTQGIVKPFSLDAWKATIDSGLEVARAADITVAAFSTGRRSERLLMARHPELSGLAFVQAADFFAYSLQQASELGFSEIVWGCFLGKLVKMAQGLAYTHAHEAPTDFGLLAELAGQAGADERVRSEIFTANTARHALELIPESEVRERFVERVVRKALSAARDHVGPGPRMGICCFGFDETVLAEAYTS comes from the coding sequence ATGACTCCGAAGTCCAGCTCCGCGTCACTCAGGCAGGGCTTCACCACCGGTTCTGCTGCTGCAGCGGCCGCTAAGGCGGCCCTGGAGTTTCTTCTCACATGCCGTTCCGGGTCGTCCGTGGATATCCCGCTCCCAACCGGAGGACGGTTGCAGGTCCCGGTGGAGTCCGTGAAGTTGGAGGATGGCGGAGCCCGCGCCTTGGTGGTCAAGGACGCTGGAGACGATCCGGACGCCACCAACCGGGCGCGCATTTCCTGCCTGGTCACGCTCGCCCCCTCCACACTGGGTGGACTGCACATAGAAGGGGGGACCGGCGTCGGCCGGGTAACACTTCCCGGGCTGCCCGTACCCGTGGGCCAAGCCGCCATCAATCCGGTACCTCGGGAGCAGATCGGGCAGGCCGTTCGTGAAGTCTTGGCCCTGGCGGGTTATGCAGGGTCGGTCAGTCTGCTTGTGGAGGTTGAGGGCGGGGAGGCCATGGCGTCAAAAACCTTGAATCCGCGCTTGGGCATTGTAGGCGGCATATCGATTCTAGGTACCCAGGGGATTGTGAAACCTTTCAGTCTGGACGCCTGGAAGGCAACGATTGATTCAGGGCTGGAAGTGGCCCGGGCCGCAGATATTACGGTAGCCGCGTTTTCCACGGGCAGGCGCAGCGAGCGCCTGCTCATGGCCAGGCACCCGGAGCTGTCCGGTCTGGCGTTCGTCCAGGCCGCGGACTTCTTCGCCTATTCGCTTCAGCAGGCATCCGAGCTCGGTTTTTCTGAAATCGTCTGGGGATGTTTTTTGGGAAAGCTGGTCAAGATGGCCCAGGGATTGGCCTACACCCATGCTCACGAAGCGCCTACGGATTTCGGGCTCTTGGCGGAACTGGCCGGGCAGGCTGGTGCGGACGAACGGGTCCGTAGCGAGATTTTCACGGCAAACACGGCCCGGCACGCCTTGGAGCTTATTCCCGAAAGCGAGGTGAGGGAAAGGTTCGTGGAAAGGGTGGTCAGGAAAGCATTGAGCGCGGCCCGGGACCATGTTGGGCCGGGGCCGCGCATGGGAATCTGCTGTTTCGGTTTCGACGAAACGGTTCTGGCCGAGGCCTACACCTCGTAA
- a CDS encoding Dabb family protein has product MIKHIVMWTLKDEAGGKPKAENLAKMKALLEELPAKVPGVMELEVAVSGLFESVPPTDIVLYTVFKTKEDLKAYAVHPEHLKVVEFVKSVVAERRVIDYEV; this is encoded by the coding sequence ATGATCAAGCACATCGTCATGTGGACATTAAAAGACGAGGCAGGCGGCAAGCCCAAAGCCGAAAACCTTGCTAAAATGAAGGCCCTGCTTGAGGAACTCCCCGCCAAGGTGCCCGGCGTGATGGAACTGGAAGTGGCCGTTTCAGGCCTTTTCGAGTCCGTCCCACCCACCGACATCGTCCTCTACACCGTTTTCAAAACCAAAGAGGACCTCAAGGCCTACGCCGTACACCCCGAACACCTGAAGGTCGTGGAGTTCGTAAAAAGCGTTGTCGCCGAGCGCAGGGTCATCGATTACGAGGTGTAG
- the cobM gene encoding precorrin-4 C(11)-methyltransferase, producing MTPRVHFVGAGPGDPELLTLKAARVIAQADLVIYPGSLTPKEVTDLAKPGAELLDSASLTLEQTHEAIMEIVRRGGRVARLQAGDPALYGTVGEQARLLEAAGVEYAVVPGVTAAAATAAALRVSATAPEITQTLILTRLAGRTPVPEAERLRDLAKHRSALAVYLSSTDPETVREELLAGGYPADTCVAVAHRVGWPEEELHLSTVRAFPELVRERNLMKQTLFMVLPGYGAITRSKLYDPKFSHGARPGGE from the coding sequence ATGACCCCGAGAGTCCACTTCGTCGGCGCGGGCCCTGGAGACCCTGAGCTGCTTACCCTCAAGGCTGCCCGGGTCATCGCCCAGGCCGACCTGGTTATCTATCCAGGCTCGCTCACACCGAAGGAAGTCACTGATCTGGCCAAGCCCGGAGCGGAACTTTTGGACAGTGCCTCCCTGACTTTGGAACAGACCCATGAAGCCATCATGGAAATCGTTCGCCGGGGCGGCCGGGTGGCCAGGCTCCAGGCCGGAGATCCGGCCCTTTACGGAACCGTGGGCGAGCAGGCCAGGCTCCTGGAAGCGGCAGGGGTGGAGTACGCAGTGGTTCCGGGGGTTACGGCTGCAGCAGCCACCGCTGCCGCACTCAGGGTGTCCGCAACCGCGCCTGAAATCACCCAAACCCTCATCCTCACCCGTTTGGCAGGCCGTACCCCGGTGCCCGAGGCCGAACGTCTGCGAGATTTGGCCAAACATCGTAGCGCCTTGGCCGTGTACTTGAGTTCCACTGATCCGGAGACCGTTCGCGAGGAACTTCTGGCCGGGGGCTATCCGGCGGACACCTGCGTGGCCGTGGCCCACCGGGTGGGCTGGCCCGAGGAGGAGTTGCACCTCTCCACCGTACGGGCTTTTCCGGAACTGGTCCGCGAGCGCAATCTGATGAAGCAGACGCTTTTCATGGTGCTGCCAGGGTACGGGGCCATCACACGCTCGAAACTCTACGACCCGAAGTTCTCCCACGGCGCCAGGCCGGGTGGCGAGTGA
- a CDS encoding YjbQ family protein yields METLTIRTAKREQLLAITGQIQDMVSQNGWKDGMLFLHCPHTTAGLTINENADPDVVRDILATLARLVPERGDYHHAEGNSDAHLKASCMGPGLNLFVENGKLCLGTWQGVFFCEFDGPRTRQLWAKWMGK; encoded by the coding sequence GTGGAAACCCTGACCATTAGAACCGCCAAGCGCGAACAGCTCCTGGCCATCACCGGCCAGATCCAGGATATGGTGTCCCAGAACGGCTGGAAGGACGGCATGCTCTTCCTGCACTGCCCCCACACGACAGCCGGGCTCACCATCAACGAAAACGCCGACCCGGACGTGGTCCGGGATATCCTGGCCACACTTGCGCGGCTGGTGCCGGAGCGCGGCGACTACCACCATGCGGAAGGCAATTCGGACGCACACCTGAAGGCCAGCTGCATGGGGCCGGGACTGAATCTTTTCGTGGAGAACGGGAAGCTCTGCCTGGGAACTTGGCAGGGGGTGTTTTTCTGCGAGTTCGACGGCCCCAGGACCAGGCAACTCTGGGCCAAATGGATGGGGAAATAG